A genomic stretch from Flavobacterium humidisoli includes:
- a CDS encoding DUF3078 domain-containing protein, which translates to MKLLRSTLLLLLLLCTSNNFAQIIQTTLSPNQAPKPPSNWTEKNQLGFDLSQIAFVNWSAGGTSSISGLFKGEFSRTYLKGNHKWFNELIMKYGLNKQEDIETRKTDDAIQFNSTYGFRKDTASNWYYSAKFNFNTQFTNGYNYPNRDVPISRPFAPAYVFLGAGAENSNKEKNRTFYFSPITLKTTLVLDQNLANQGSFGVKKAVYAPDPLDPTQQILIEEGQKVKAEFGILFTAYMKNEIYKNVFYENRLSLYTDYLNRFGNVDIDYDTRLDLVVNAYVKANIGVHLIYDDDIKNKIEVVDPATGTKSQVTEGPKMQLRQVLGVGLVYAFK; encoded by the coding sequence ATGAAATTATTGCGTTCTACCCTTTTGCTATTATTGCTTTTGTGTACTTCTAATAACTTTGCCCAGATTATACAAACCACTCTAAGCCCCAATCAAGCACCTAAACCGCCTTCAAACTGGACAGAAAAAAACCAACTTGGTTTTGACCTTTCACAAATAGCTTTTGTAAACTGGAGCGCGGGGGGAACAAGTTCTATCTCTGGATTATTTAAAGGAGAATTCTCTCGAACTTATTTGAAAGGAAATCATAAATGGTTCAACGAACTTATTATGAAATATGGTCTAAACAAACAAGAAGATATTGAAACGAGAAAAACAGATGATGCGATTCAATTTAACTCTACTTATGGTTTTAGAAAAGACACCGCTTCAAATTGGTACTATTCGGCAAAGTTCAACTTCAATACGCAGTTCACCAACGGTTATAATTATCCTAATCGAGACGTTCCTATATCTAGACCTTTTGCACCGGCATATGTCTTTTTAGGAGCCGGAGCAGAGAATTCAAATAAAGAGAAAAACAGAACATTTTATTTCTCACCCATTACTTTAAAGACCACATTGGTATTAGATCAAAATTTGGCAAACCAAGGTTCTTTTGGTGTTAAAAAAGCCGTTTATGCACCAGATCCTTTAGATCCGACACAACAAATTTTAATTGAAGAAGGCCAAAAGGTAAAAGCCGAATTTGGTATCCTTTTTACTGCCTACATGAAAAACGAAATCTATAAAAATGTTTTTTACGAAAACAGACTTTCTTTATATACTGACTATTTAAACCGATTCGGAAATGTGGACATTGATTATGATACACGTCTCGATTTGGTTGTAAATGCTTATGTCAAAGCAAACATTGGCGTTCATTTAATTTACGATGATGATATTAAAAACAAAATAGAAGTTGTCGATCCAGCCACAGGAACAAAAAGTCAAGTTACTGAAGGACCAAAAATGCAGTTAAGACAAGTTCTTGGTGTTGGTCTCGTTTATGCTTTCAAATAA
- a CDS encoding 1-deoxy-D-xylulose-5-phosphate synthase, with translation MKSDLLSNIYNPTDLRLLKEEQLAQVAQELRQFIIDVVSVKEGHLGASLGVIELTIALHYVFNTPDDLLVWDVGHQAYGHKILTERREIFHTNRQIDGISGFPKRSESIYDTFGVGHSSTSISAALGMAIASKLKGDFDKEHIAVIGDASIASGMAFEGLNHAGVTDANVLVILNDNAIGIDPSVGALKQYLTSVKNGKNPRQNNIIKSLNFDYSGPIDGHDLPKLIKELKRLKKIKGPKFLHIVTTKGKGLLQAEENQVKYHAPGKFDASTGEIHLKSEENLPPKYQDVFGLTILDLAKKNEKIIGITPAMPSGSSLKFMMDELPDRAFDVGIAEQHAVTLAAGMATQGMIVYCNIYSTFLQRAYDQVIHDVALQNLPVIFCLDRAGLVGEDGATHHGVFDIAYLRSIPNMIIYAPLNEIELQNILYTAQLGLDHPIAIRYPRGRGVLPNWEVENFGHYKKINLGEAKCLKDGTEVAVLSTGTIGNNVIEALKECAHSDETAHYNFSFIKPLDINTLTTIFKTFKNIITIEDGVKNGGFGSAVLEFAAANNFKNSIEILGVPDQFMEHGTVNQLQQLCKIDVKNLINLFSNGSK, from the coding sequence ATGAAAAGCGATTTACTTTCCAACATATACAATCCGACCGATTTACGTCTTTTAAAAGAAGAACAGCTTGCTCAGGTTGCTCAAGAACTGCGTCAATTTATTATCGATGTGGTTTCTGTAAAAGAAGGTCATTTAGGCGCGAGTTTGGGCGTAATTGAATTGACAATTGCCTTGCATTATGTTTTTAATACTCCAGATGATTTATTGGTTTGGGATGTTGGACATCAGGCGTATGGACATAAAATCTTGACCGAAAGAAGAGAAATTTTTCATACCAACAGGCAAATCGACGGCATTTCTGGTTTCCCAAAAAGAAGCGAAAGCATATACGATACTTTTGGCGTTGGGCATTCTTCTACTTCGATTTCTGCCGCTTTAGGAATGGCGATTGCCTCTAAGTTAAAAGGTGATTTTGACAAAGAACATATTGCGGTAATTGGAGATGCTTCTATTGCAAGCGGAATGGCATTTGAAGGACTTAATCATGCGGGAGTTACGGATGCTAATGTTTTAGTTATTCTAAATGATAATGCGATCGGAATTGACCCTAGTGTTGGCGCTTTAAAACAATATCTGACTTCTGTTAAAAACGGGAAAAATCCAAGACAAAATAATATCATAAAGTCTTTAAATTTTGATTATTCGGGACCAATAGACGGTCACGATCTTCCGAAATTAATTAAAGAATTAAAACGTTTAAAAAAGATTAAGGGACCTAAATTCCTTCATATCGTAACTACAAAAGGGAAAGGCTTGCTTCAGGCTGAAGAAAATCAGGTAAAATATCACGCGCCTGGAAAGTTTGATGCTTCAACTGGCGAAATTCATTTAAAATCGGAAGAAAATCTCCCTCCAAAATACCAAGATGTTTTTGGCTTAACCATTTTAGATTTAGCCAAAAAGAATGAAAAAATAATAGGAATTACTCCTGCGATGCCATCTGGAAGTTCATTAAAGTTTATGATGGACGAATTGCCAGATCGCGCCTTTGACGTTGGAATTGCCGAACAGCATGCCGTTACATTAGCAGCTGGTATGGCAACTCAAGGAATGATTGTTTACTGCAATATTTATTCGACTTTTTTACAGCGCGCCTACGATCAAGTGATTCATGATGTGGCGCTGCAAAACCTTCCTGTTATTTTTTGTTTGGACAGAGCAGGTTTAGTTGGCGAAGATGGCGCAACGCATCATGGTGTTTTTGACATCGCATATCTGCGTTCTATTCCAAATATGATTATCTATGCGCCTTTAAACGAAATTGAACTTCAAAACATTTTGTATACTGCACAATTAGGATTAGATCATCCCATTGCAATTCGATATCCAAGAGGTCGAGGCGTACTGCCAAATTGGGAAGTAGAAAATTTCGGACATTACAAAAAAATTAATTTAGGCGAAGCAAAATGTTTAAAAGATGGTACAGAAGTTGCGGTACTGTCGACCGGAACAATTGGAAATAATGTTATTGAAGCTCTCAAAGAGTGCGCTCATTCTGATGAGACTGCCCATTATAACTTTAGCTTCATTAAGCCACTAGACATCAATACATTAACAACTATATTCAAAACTTTTAAAAACATTATTACAATCGAAGATGGGGTTAAAAATGGTGGTTTTGGAAGTGCTGTTTTAGAATTTGCAGCAGCAAATAATTTTAAAAATTCGATTGAAATTTTGGGTGTTCCAGACCAATTTATGGAGCACGGAACAGTAAATCAGTTACAACAATTGTGTAAAATTGACGTTAAAAATTTAATAAATCTTTTTTCTAACGGTTCAAAATAA
- a CDS encoding energy transducer TonB: MERNYKISIPEPCYEDWNEMTPNENGRFCMSCSKTVVDFSSMLPEEIQHYFIQNQNEKICGRFKQSQLDTITIQIPNRVLYSQTNYHKMFLLALFIAMGTTLFSCVNKEGNKKKIDQIEIVGNPTQNQNEDVSFCYGHQIESKKGKTKAPIERVTMGMVTPPIAIENDRLNFKYSIIYNAVDLDILPAPKNGMNKFYSYFAKNYTASKEGEMSVLFVVERDGTLSNFRVTKNKSAENGTEVIKVLESGPKWIPGKVNNRIVRSTFILPITFK; this comes from the coding sequence ATGGAAAGAAATTATAAAATCAGCATTCCTGAACCATGCTATGAAGACTGGAACGAAATGACGCCAAATGAAAATGGCCGTTTCTGCATGAGTTGCTCTAAAACTGTTGTTGATTTTAGTTCTATGCTTCCAGAAGAAATTCAGCACTATTTCATTCAAAATCAAAATGAGAAAATTTGCGGTAGATTTAAGCAATCACAGTTAGATACCATTACGATTCAAATTCCGAATCGCGTTTTATATTCACAGACAAACTATCATAAAATGTTTCTTCTTGCCTTGTTTATTGCCATGGGAACGACTTTGTTTAGCTGTGTAAATAAAGAAGGGAACAAGAAAAAAATTGATCAGATTGAAATCGTCGGCAATCCGACACAAAATCAAAATGAAGATGTTTCCTTCTGCTATGGCCATCAGATTGAATCTAAAAAAGGAAAAACAAAAGCGCCAATAGAAAGAGTCACAATGGGAATGGTAACTCCTCCCATAGCTATTGAAAATGACAGATTAAATTTTAAATATAGTATTATATATAATGCCGTTGATTTGGATATTTTACCTGCTCCAAAAAACGGAATGAATAAATTCTATTCTTATTTTGCAAAAAATTATACTGCTTCAAAAGAAGGAGAAATGTCAGTTCTATTTGTTGTAGAAAGAGATGGAACTTTGAGCAATTTTAGAGTAACTAAAAACAAGTCGGCAGAAAATGGAACAGAAGTTATTAAAGTATTAGAATCTGGTCCAAAATGGATTCCTGGAAAAGTAAACAATCGAATTGTACGGTCAACTTTTATTTTGCCAATTACATTTAAATAA
- a CDS encoding energy transducer TonB — translation MERNYKISIPEPCSEDWNEMTPNENGRFCMSCSKTVVDFSSMLPEEIQQYIVSNQGNKICGKFKKSQLDSITIQIPSKVLYTQTHFHKMFLLALFIAMGSTLFSCQNKEGNKQKIEKIEIIENSPSLKTQSNEKQEVITTKPTTVSKTKSKNGSPLKSKKSFSFVKTECGETIANNDIYKDNTVYGSVSIDVIPDYPGGINVFYEAFKSEFKIPKELKKSTGVIKMSFVIEKDGKLNEIKTIEDLGFGTGEEAIRVLEKSIKWTPGEIAGRKVRTFYNLPITLELDTLNPKKRKRKFSKITTMQIVKTGESQEQTQLSLQP, via the coding sequence ATGGAAAGAAATTACAAAATCAGCATTCCTGAACCATGCTCTGAAGACTGGAACGAAATGACGCCAAATGAAAATGGCCGTTTCTGCATGAGCTGCTCTAAAACTGTTGTTGATTTTAGTTCTATGCTTCCAGAAGAAATTCAGCAATACATTGTTAGCAATCAAGGCAATAAAATATGTGGAAAATTTAAAAAATCTCAACTTGATTCGATAACAATCCAAATTCCCAGTAAGGTGCTTTATACACAAACGCATTTTCATAAAATGTTTTTACTGGCTTTATTTATTGCAATGGGAAGCACTTTATTTAGCTGTCAGAACAAAGAAGGGAACAAACAAAAAATCGAGAAAATTGAAATAATTGAAAATTCTCCTTCTCTAAAAACTCAATCTAACGAAAAGCAGGAAGTAATCACTACTAAACCAACAACCGTTAGCAAAACAAAATCTAAAAATGGCTCTCCTTTAAAAAGCAAAAAATCCTTTTCTTTCGTAAAAACAGAATGCGGAGAAACGATAGCCAATAATGATATTTATAAAGACAATACCGTCTATGGAAGTGTGTCAATTGATGTCATACCTGATTACCCTGGAGGAATAAATGTATTTTACGAAGCTTTTAAATCTGAATTTAAAATACCCAAAGAGTTAAAAAAGTCTACCGGAGTTATCAAAATGTCTTTTGTTATTGAAAAAGACGGAAAACTAAATGAAATAAAAACTATTGAAGATCTTGGTTTTGGAACTGGGGAAGAAGCTATTCGAGTTTTGGAAAAATCTATAAAATGGACTCCGGGCGAAATCGCGGGAAGGAAAGTTAGAACTTTTTACAATCTACCTATCACACTTGAACTCGACACTTTAAATCCAAAAAAAAGAAAGAGAAAATTTTCAAAAATTACGACCATGCAAATTGTTAAAACTGGTGAAAGTCAGGAACAAACACAATTAAGTCTACAACCATAA
- a CDS encoding nucleoside deaminase, with amino-acid sequence MINPFTDEYFMKKALQEAEMAFEKGEIPVGAVIVVADKVIASSHNLTELLNDVTAHAEMQSITAAANFLGGKYLKDCTLYVTLEPCQMCAGALYWSQISKIVFGARDEQRGFLNMGTKLHPKTTVVSGVMANEAADLMKRFFLERRK; translated from the coding sequence ATGATAAATCCTTTTACAGACGAATATTTTATGAAAAAAGCTTTGCAGGAAGCTGAAATGGCTTTTGAAAAAGGCGAAATTCCTGTTGGCGCTGTAATTGTTGTTGCCGATAAAGTAATTGCAAGCAGTCATAATTTGACCGAATTATTAAATGATGTTACAGCTCATGCTGAAATGCAATCTATCACAGCGGCAGCAAACTTTCTAGGCGGAAAATACTTAAAAGACTGTACGCTTTATGTAACTCTTGAACCCTGCCAAATGTGCGCCGGGGCTTTGTATTGGAGTCAGATTTCTAAAATTGTTTTTGGCGCACGTGACGAACAACGCGGATTTTTGAATATGGGAACAAAACTGCATCCTAAAACAACTGTTGTTTCTGGCGTAATGGCAAACGAAGCTGCCGATTTAATGAAACGCTTTTTCTTGGAAAGACGCAAATAA
- a CDS encoding alpha-2-macroglobulin family protein: MKVKGFSLVFFVFFIFQSCGRKSAADFNSDFSLFKDYITSFTGGIVSSDSDIRVVLAFDKNDWKPNQELDDDLFDISPSVHGKVIALSTNTLAFIPEKKLKMGTEYQVTLNLDKLTAIPKEKEKELSKFNFTVKTVKQDFTINTGDIQSYSKEYQYLNCVLKTADNIDLETAQKLVEAKQKGNNLKIKFEKVAGPAKEFRFIIDSIQRQSEASTLEIIYDGNDVDIDQKGQIDFPITSINEFKVIKVEVPDGNNQQVLINFSEPLEKGQDFAGLVSIQNTNNLKFSTQGNLLKVYFTNQNASKKQEPVAVAVQEPVAVAVDSAAVMVDSAAVAVDSAAAVVEEAVEYVPDEEPEQVVTGELLLEVFQGIESQYGKKLENNYSEKISFDQIKPNIRFVKNGTILPSSNNLKLNFEAVNLSAVDVKVYKIYKNNILQFLQYNELNGGQNLKKVAQPIAKTALNLRESTLVNLAKWNTYALDLSKIIKPEPGAIYRVEFVYKKKYSLYKCETSEGNDDEAEEEEVDENDVNYSGNSYDDYYYYDDYDWRESQDPCTGSYYYNARIATNILASDLGVIAKRGENKSYLFAVNNIVTTEPVSNARVDLYNFQQQKIATEATSSEGIASFQLDKFAYFAIVTLGDQSTYVKLDDGLSLSVSNFDVAGETLQKGLKGFIYGERGVWRPGDNLYLSFILNDAANKLPKSHPIKFRLNDPNGKTVYQTVQKTNDLNHYAFTVPTNQDAPTGNWEAMVSVGGAKFYKSIKIETIKPNRLKIKNTFSRKTLSASYPNTDNLEVTWLHGAIAKNLNVEMQAKFSQQATTFKGYEKYTFDDLARQFSTEEINVFSGKLNENGKASVNIQPRLQGQAPGMLRASFITKVYEEGGDFSTDVMSTTYSPYKTYVGLKTPELNKYSMLETRTNNRFEVVTVDENGRPKSVRNLEVRVYKVDWRWWWDSSSDNLSNYNSSNATTSYKTFVINTDSSGKGSFQFALTDEEWGRYLIRVADQQDGHATSLTVNIDWPIWSGKTRNRDASTANMLVFSTDKKNYAVGEKAQISFPSSEGGRALISIENGSRVVQTIWAETKNGETKVEVPITGAMAPNVYFNITLLQPHASTKNDSPIRMYGIVPIEVVDKNTILAPTLNMPDVLRPEQPFTVKVGEKSGKEMTYTIAVVDEGLLDLTRFKTPNAWDSFYVREALGVKTWDVYDDVIGAYGGKINQIFSIGGDQDLGGGKAKKANRFKPVVLYYGPFKLGKGETKSHQLKLPKYIGSVRTMVVAGDANTSAYGSVEKATQVKSPLMVLASLPRKISPSEKVTLPVTVFATENKIKNVSIQVKTSNGLKVMGSAVQRLNFAQPDEKMAYFNLVVGAATGIAKVQVIATSGSEKSTYDVEIDMTNPNPVTSTFTDVVLTPNSTKTISWKTFGIAGSNKARLEVSSMPSMNLNGRLQFLIQYPHGCVEQTTSSVFPQLYLGDVADIDAKRKDLIQKNIAAGIARLGNFQLSNGGMPYWQGNAIADDWGTSYAGHFLIEAEKKGYVLPINFKSKWLSYQQKEAKQWRFEPKYGNDLAQAYRLYTLALAGNADLSSMNRLRETKGISNESMLRLAAAYVLAGQKSAGQSLFLRTSIDGSSDEYSYYYYGSSERNRAMALETMLLLDQKQKAFVTATKLAKEMSANQWMSTQTTAYCLYAMSKFAVSNGPKGINIQFSKNGKGETINTSKSVADRSLSVASGTNSITLKNNKANTVYVRVLNTGILPIGQENAIQSDVTASIVFKNRKGSVINVSRINQGTEFVAEVTIKNQRGESVQNVALSQILPSGFEIVNTRFTDYGDAVNNIADYIDIRDDRTNFYFGMKARETKVFRILLNASYLGNYYLPGLQCEAMYDNTFLARTKGFWVEVVK; the protein is encoded by the coding sequence GTGAAAGTAAAAGGTTTCAGTCTCGTATTTTTTGTGTTTTTTATTTTTCAATCCTGTGGCAGAAAATCGGCTGCAGATTTCAATTCCGATTTTTCATTATTCAAAGATTACATTACCAGTTTTACGGGCGGAATCGTTTCTTCTGATTCTGACATTCGTGTGGTTTTAGCTTTTGATAAAAACGATTGGAAACCAAATCAGGAATTAGACGATGATTTGTTTGATATTTCGCCAAGTGTCCACGGAAAAGTCATAGCGCTTTCAACCAATACGTTAGCTTTTATTCCGGAGAAAAAACTCAAAATGGGAACAGAATATCAGGTAACTTTAAACTTAGATAAACTGACTGCCATTCCAAAAGAGAAAGAAAAAGAACTTTCTAAATTTAACTTTACGGTTAAGACGGTTAAACAAGATTTTACTATCAATACTGGCGATATTCAATCGTACAGTAAAGAATACCAATATTTAAACTGCGTTTTAAAAACAGCCGATAATATTGACCTTGAAACTGCTCAAAAATTGGTTGAAGCGAAGCAGAAAGGAAATAATCTTAAAATTAAATTTGAGAAAGTAGCGGGTCCTGCTAAAGAATTTCGTTTTATAATTGATAGTATTCAACGTCAATCAGAAGCTTCTACTTTAGAAATTATCTATGATGGAAATGATGTTGATATTGATCAAAAAGGGCAAATCGATTTCCCGATTACGAGCATCAACGAATTTAAAGTTATAAAAGTTGAAGTTCCAGACGGAAACAATCAGCAGGTTTTAATTAATTTCTCTGAGCCTTTAGAAAAAGGTCAGGATTTTGCGGGATTGGTTTCGATTCAAAACACCAATAATCTGAAATTTTCTACCCAAGGAAATTTACTTAAAGTATATTTTACAAACCAAAATGCTTCTAAAAAACAAGAACCTGTAGCAGTAGCAGTGCAAGAGCCAGTTGCAGTTGCAGTAGATTCGGCTGCGGTTATGGTTGACTCAGCAGCGGTTGCCGTAGATTCCGCCGCGGCAGTAGTAGAAGAAGCTGTTGAATATGTGCCAGACGAAGAACCAGAACAAGTCGTTACTGGCGAACTATTATTGGAAGTTTTTCAGGGAATCGAAAGCCAATATGGTAAAAAACTGGAAAACAACTACAGCGAGAAGATTTCTTTTGATCAGATAAAACCAAACATTCGTTTTGTTAAAAATGGTACAATTCTGCCAAGTTCCAACAATTTAAAACTGAATTTTGAAGCTGTAAATCTAAGTGCGGTAGATGTAAAAGTATACAAGATTTACAAAAATAATATTCTGCAATTCCTTCAATACAATGAATTAAACGGCGGACAAAATCTCAAGAAAGTAGCACAGCCAATTGCTAAGACCGCTTTAAATTTAAGGGAAAGCACACTTGTAAATCTGGCCAAATGGAATACGTATGCCTTAGATTTATCTAAAATTATCAAACCCGAACCAGGAGCGATTTATAGAGTTGAATTTGTTTATAAAAAGAAATATTCGCTTTACAAATGTGAAACATCAGAAGGAAATGACGATGAAGCTGAGGAAGAAGAAGTGGATGAAAACGACGTAAACTACAGTGGAAACTCCTACGACGATTATTACTATTATGATGATTATGATTGGAGAGAAAGCCAAGATCCTTGTACAGGTTCTTATTATTACAATGCTCGAATTGCAACCAATATTCTAGCATCAGATTTGGGAGTTATTGCCAAAAGAGGAGAAAATAAATCGTATTTGTTTGCTGTAAATAATATTGTTACAACCGAACCTGTTTCAAATGCAAGAGTGGATTTATACAATTTTCAACAGCAAAAAATAGCAACAGAAGCTACAAGCAGTGAAGGTATTGCATCTTTCCAATTGGATAAATTCGCATACTTTGCCATTGTTACTTTAGGCGATCAGTCGACTTATGTGAAGTTGGATGACGGACTTTCGTTATCGGTAAGTAATTTTGATGTTGCGGGTGAGACTTTACAAAAAGGATTAAAAGGATTTATTTACGGAGAAAGAGGCGTTTGGCGTCCTGGAGATAATTTGTATTTGTCATTTATTTTGAATGATGCTGCGAATAAATTGCCGAAATCGCATCCAATTAAATTCAGATTAAATGATCCGAATGGTAAAACGGTTTATCAAACGGTTCAAAAAACGAACGATTTAAATCATTATGCTTTTACAGTTCCAACAAATCAAGATGCACCAACAGGAAATTGGGAAGCAATGGTAAGCGTTGGAGGAGCTAAATTCTATAAGAGCATTAAGATTGAGACGATCAAACCAAATCGTTTAAAAATCAAGAATACTTTTAGCAGAAAAACACTTTCGGCTTCTTATCCAAACACGGACAATCTTGAGGTAACATGGCTTCACGGTGCAATTGCTAAGAATTTGAATGTAGAAATGCAGGCTAAATTCTCTCAGCAAGCAACCACTTTTAAAGGCTATGAAAAATATACTTTTGATGATTTAGCTCGCCAATTCAGTACAGAAGAAATTAATGTTTTCTCTGGAAAATTAAATGAAAACGGAAAAGCATCGGTAAATATTCAGCCAAGATTGCAAGGTCAGGCACCAGGAATGTTACGCGCTTCATTCATTACAAAAGTATATGAAGAAGGAGGAGATTTTAGTACAGATGTGATGTCGACAACTTATTCTCCGTACAAAACTTATGTAGGGTTGAAAACGCCTGAACTAAACAAGTACAGCATGCTGGAAACGAGAACAAATAATCGTTTTGAAGTGGTGACGGTCGATGAAAACGGAAGACCAAAATCGGTTCGCAATCTCGAAGTAAGAGTTTACAAAGTAGATTGGAGATGGTGGTGGGATTCTTCGAGTGATAATTTATCAAATTATAATTCTTCGAATGCAACGACTTCATATAAAACCTTTGTAATCAATACGGATTCTAGCGGAAAAGGAAGTTTCCAATTTGCTTTGACAGATGAAGAATGGGGGCGCTACTTAATTCGTGTTGCCGATCAGCAAGATGGTCATGCAACTTCTTTGACCGTAAATATCGATTGGCCAATCTGGTCTGGAAAAACACGTAATAGAGATGCTTCAACAGCTAATATGTTAGTATTTTCTACCGATAAAAAAAACTATGCAGTTGGAGAAAAAGCACAGATTTCTTTCCCGTCAAGCGAAGGCGGACGTGCTTTAATTTCGATCGAAAACGGATCAAGAGTTGTACAGACTATTTGGGCTGAAACTAAAAACGGAGAAACAAAAGTTGAGGTTCCGATTACGGGAGCAATGGCGCCAAATGTATATTTTAATATTACCTTATTACAGCCTCATGCTTCGACCAAAAACGATTCGCCAATTCGTATGTACGGAATTGTTCCGATTGAAGTGGTAGATAAAAATACCATTTTGGCACCAACCCTAAATATGCCTGATGTTTTGAGGCCGGAACAGCCGTTTACAGTAAAGGTAGGCGAGAAATCAGGTAAAGAAATGACGTATACAATCGCAGTTGTCGATGAAGGGCTTCTGGATTTAACTCGTTTTAAAACACCAAATGCCTGGGATAGTTTCTATGTTCGTGAAGCATTAGGAGTAAAAACATGGGATGTTTATGATGATGTAATAGGGGCTTATGGCGGAAAAATAAACCAGATTTTCAGTATCGGTGGTGACCAGGATTTAGGAGGCGGAAAAGCTAAAAAGGCTAACCGTTTTAAACCAGTTGTACTGTATTACGGACCATTTAAATTAGGAAAAGGGGAAACAAAATCACATCAGTTAAAACTGCCAAAATATATTGGTTCGGTTCGAACAATGGTTGTCGCGGGAGATGCGAATACCAGCGCTTATGGTAGTGTAGAAAAAGCAACACAGGTCAAAAGTCCGTTGATGGTTTTGGCTTCGTTGCCGAGGAAAATTTCGCCATCAGAAAAAGTAACGCTGCCTGTAACAGTTTTTGCAACTGAAAACAAAATCAAAAATGTTTCGATTCAGGTAAAAACCAGCAACGGACTGAAAGTAATGGGAAGTGCGGTTCAGAGACTAAATTTTGCACAGCCAGATGAAAAAATGGCGTATTTTAATTTGGTTGTAGGCGCGGCTACTGGAATTGCAAAAGTTCAAGTAATCGCAACATCTGGAAGTGAGAAATCAACTTATGATGTTGAAATCGACATGACGAATCCAAATCCGGTTACGAGTACTTTTACAGATGTTGTTTTAACGCCAAATAGTACAAAGACAATTTCATGGAAAACTTTTGGTATTGCTGGAAGTAACAAAGCCAGACTCGAAGTTTCGTCTATGCCGTCAATGAACTTGAACGGAAGATTGCAATTCTTGATTCAGTATCCTCATGGATGCGTAGAGCAGACGACTTCGTCAGTTTTCCCACAATTATATTTAGGGGATGTGGCAGATATTGATGCGAAACGCAAAGATCTGATTCAGAAAAATATTGCGGCCGGAATTGCAAGATTGGGTAATTTCCAATTGTCAAATGGCGGAATGCCTTACTGGCAAGGAAATGCAATTGCTGACGACTGGGGAACTTCTTATGCTGGACATTTCTTAATTGAAGCAGAGAAAAAAGGATATGTATTGCCAATTAATTTCAAATCAAAATGGCTGTCTTATCAGCAGAAAGAAGCGAAACAATGGCGTTTTGAACCGAAATACGGAAATGATTTAGCTCAGGCGTATCGTTTATACACTTTAGCTTTAGCAGGAAATGCCGATTTATCTTCAATGAACAGATTGCGAGAAACAAAAGGAATTTCAAATGAAAGCATGCTTCGTTTAGCTGCAGCTTATGTTTTAGCAGGACAAAAATCGGCGGGGCAAAGTTTGTTTTTAAGAACAAGCATTGATGGAAGCTCAGATGAGTACAGTTATTACTATTATGGTTCAAGCGAAAGAAACAGAGCAATGGCTTTAGAAACAATGCTTCTTTTAGATCAGAAACAAAAGGCGTTTGTTACAGCGACAAAATTAGCTAAAGAAATGTCGGCTAATCAGTGGATGAGTACACAGACAACCGCTTATTGCTTGTATGCAATGTCGAAATTTGCCGTGAGCAATGGTCCAAAAGGAATCAATATTCAGTTTAGTAAAAACGGAAAAGGAGAGACAATAAACACAAGCAAATCGGTTGCAGACCGCAGTTTGTCTGTAGCTTCTGGCACCAACAGCATTACGTTGAAAAACAATAAAGCCAATACGGTGTATGTTCGTGTATTGAACACAGGAATATTACCTATCGGACAAGAAAATGCAATTCAAAGTGATGTTACCGCTTCTATTGTTTTCAAAAACAGAAAAGGAAGCGTAATCAATGTTTCAAGAATCAATCAGGGAACTGAATTTGTTGCCGAGGTTACCATTAAAAACCAAAGAGGAGAAAGTGTTCAAAACGTAGCATTATCGCAAATTCTGCCTTCAGGATTCGAAATTGTAAATACTCGTTTTACCGATTATGGAGATGCTGTAAATAATATTGCAGATTATATTGATATTAGAGATGATAGGACTAATTTCTATTTCGGAATGAAAGCAAGAGAAACTAAAGTTTTCCGTATTTTGCTAAATGCATCGTATTTAGGAAATTATTACCTGCCAGGATTACAATGCGAAGCAATGTACGATAATACATTCTTAGCTAGAACAAAAGGATTCTGGGTTGAGGTTGTGAAGTAA